One genomic window of Novosphingobium aureum includes the following:
- a CDS encoding glycoside hydrolase family 97 protein produces MLPANVMAQEAAQAEQVRATSPDGSLVLTVGIDNDSRPVWSLSRKGKLLIAPSRMGFQLADGLNMQRGFHIVGSESGQGEETWEQPWGERRFVHDRHNEVTVRFEQSDQDGKRLMNVHFRLFDEGIGLRYEVPEQAAFSTMKIADEITEFQIVPEGKAWWIPAGEWNRYEQVYQETPIEGVSTAHTPITMRLADGTHLSFHEAALVDYAGYWLKRTEGRGFRTTLAPSSQGPRVVRELPFATPWRTIRIADDAAGLVENDLELNLNEPNKLGDVSWFEPQRYIGIWWGMIRGDWSWAEGPDHGATTQRTKRYIDYAAAHKFGGVLVEGWDKGWNGNWFGHGDDFSFTQATPDFDIKAVTDYARKKGVRLIGHHETGGNIANYEAQLEDAMALYEKLGVSTVKTGYVADAGGIIADSERLGEPRGARRMEWHDGQRMVNHYLDVVKVAAAHHVAVNTHEPVKDTGLRRTYPNWVSREGARGMEYNAWGAFANGPDHEPTLVYTRMLSGPMDFTPGLLSLKGAENVPLASTLAKQLGLYVALYSPIQMASDFIQELDKYPREMDFITSVPTDWQESHLIAGAVGDFAVMARKDRKSENWFVGAVNDGTERTVPVTFDFLSPGQAYEVTIWKDGEGATYETEARHRIAYDKRTVRKGDAMDLWLAPGGGAALRIVPVK; encoded by the coding sequence ATGCTGCCCGCCAATGTCATGGCGCAGGAAGCCGCGCAGGCCGAGCAGGTTCGTGCGACCTCGCCCGACGGTTCGCTGGTCCTCACTGTCGGCATCGACAACGACAGTCGCCCGGTCTGGTCGCTCAGCCGCAAGGGCAAGCTGCTGATCGCGCCGAGCCGCATGGGCTTCCAGCTCGCCGACGGACTCAACATGCAGCGCGGCTTTCATATCGTCGGCAGCGAGAGCGGGCAGGGCGAGGAGACCTGGGAGCAGCCCTGGGGCGAGCGCCGCTTCGTCCACGACCGCCACAACGAGGTGACGGTGCGCTTCGAGCAGTCCGATCAGGACGGCAAGCGGCTGATGAACGTCCACTTCCGCCTGTTTGACGAGGGCATCGGCTTGCGCTACGAGGTGCCCGAGCAGGCGGCCTTCTCGACGATGAAGATCGCCGACGAGATCACCGAGTTCCAGATCGTGCCCGAGGGCAAGGCCTGGTGGATCCCGGCGGGCGAGTGGAACCGCTATGAGCAGGTCTATCAGGAGACCCCGATCGAGGGTGTCTCGACCGCGCATACCCCGATTACCATGCGTCTGGCGGACGGCACGCACCTCTCGTTTCACGAGGCGGCGCTGGTCGACTATGCAGGCTACTGGCTCAAGCGCACCGAAGGGCGCGGTTTCCGCACCACGCTGGCGCCTTCATCGCAGGGGCCGCGCGTCGTGCGCGAGCTGCCCTTCGCGACCCCCTGGCGCACGATCCGCATCGCCGACGATGCCGCGGGCCTCGTCGAGAACGATCTCGAACTCAACCTCAACGAGCCCAACAAGCTGGGCGACGTCAGCTGGTTCGAGCCGCAGCGCTACATCGGCATCTGGTGGGGCATGATCCGCGGCGACTGGTCATGGGCCGAGGGCCCCGACCACGGCGCCACCACGCAGCGCACCAAGCGCTACATCGACTATGCCGCCGCGCACAAGTTCGGCGGCGTGCTGGTTGAGGGCTGGGACAAGGGCTGGAACGGCAACTGGTTCGGTCACGGCGACGACTTCAGCTTCACGCAGGCGACACCCGATTTCGACATCAAGGCGGTCACCGACTACGCGCGCAAGAAGGGCGTGCGCCTGATCGGCCACCACGAGACCGGCGGCAACATCGCCAACTACGAAGCGCAGCTCGAAGACGCCATGGCGCTTTACGAAAAGCTCGGCGTCAGCACCGTGAAGACCGGCTATGTCGCCGATGCGGGCGGGATCATCGCTGACAGCGAACGTCTGGGCGAACCGCGCGGTGCGCGCCGGATGGAATGGCACGACGGCCAGCGCATGGTGAACCACTATCTCGACGTGGTGAAGGTCGCGGCCGCGCACCATGTCGCGGTCAACACGCATGAGCCGGTCAAGGATACCGGCCTTCGCCGCACTTACCCCAACTGGGTCTCGCGCGAGGGTGCGCGCGGCATGGAGTACAACGCCTGGGGTGCCTTCGCCAACGGGCCCGACCACGAGCCCACGCTCGTCTACACGCGCATGCTCTCGGGGCCGATGGACTTCACGCCGGGCCTGCTCAGTCTCAAGGGTGCGGAGAACGTGCCGCTCGCCTCGACGCTGGCCAAGCAGCTGGGGCTCTACGTCGCGCTCTACTCGCCGATCCAGATGGCCTCGGACTTCATCCAGGAGCTCGACAAGTATCCGCGCGAGATGGACTTCATCACCTCGGTTCCGACCGACTGGCAGGAGAGCCATCTGATTGCAGGCGCGGTGGGCGACTTCGCGGTCATGGCGCGCAAGGACCGCAAGAGCGAGAACTGGTTCGTGGGCGCGGTCAACGACGGTACGGAGCGCACGGTGCCGGTCACGTTCGACTTCCTCTCGCCGGGACAGGCTTACGAGGTCACGATCTGGAAGGACGGTGAGGGCGCGACCTACGAGACCGAGGCACGCCACCGCATCGCCTACGACAAGCGCACGGTGCGCAAGGGCGATGCC